From one Spiroplasma endosymbiont of Panorpa germanica genomic stretch:
- a CDS encoding cation:dicarboxylate symporter family transporter: MINLLASAQKESNLLRDFLAISTWQSFLAIFILFSTIAGFWIFLKYVKIKFVYRVLIGLAIGLVFGVIIQAIIGFPAGGWFTSGQGGWWAKTEAGNWVNLNNYYYDFGAGFVKIGTHSQDPQGFPFIMNQIFSDAAGKNAVFGDSVGTLNGVWKNEILWLSEFSIWATLFKQIFINGILMLTIPVVFLAIFRVTSKPKVTGLSRITIKGVGILLLNVTVAFAITFWIGYGLKVGKGLELDQQAQGAGSAVTKPIPQIIWEYVPSNFVAAFTTGLIIPVMVISALMGSSVKLLSKRQPEKMEKLRNSMDTGWDIIMSMLMNFMKIMPIAVISMILTSITTRPIGALQSIGLVLGIGYLSILIMMVLMTLSVWLSGVKVGAWWKAAWKPLVQGFATQSSNATLPVSISTLKDEMRVKDNVVGVIAPLSTSMGLVACAGVQAGLVTSLLYTGSDNVAASFSLVAFFLMAWFTTVIASLGIAGVPGTSSVVTAGVLGGLGFGAYYASVYAIIGALDGLFDMGRTGANVIGGIQANTLVAVSEGQFEEDSPLFSKKKMETLQKRQLNIQKKDEAREQKLKELALKQKQAAALKLEKKNTKPSA, translated from the coding sequence TTGATTAATCTATTAGCAAGCGCGCAAAAAGAAAGTAATTTATTACGCGATTTTTTAGCAATTAGTACATGACAATCATTTTTAGCAATTTTCATATTATTTTCAACAATAGCTGGTTTTTGAATATTCTTAAAATATGTTAAAATAAAATTCGTTTATCGAGTTTTAATCGGATTAGCAATCGGTTTAGTCTTTGGTGTTATAATACAAGCAATCATTGGCTTTCCTGCTGGGGGTTGATTCACTAGTGGTCAAGGTGGATGATGAGCCAAGACCGAGGCTGGAAACTGAGTTAACTTAAATAATTATTACTATGATTTTGGTGCTGGTTTTGTAAAAATAGGAACTCACAGCCAAGATCCTCAAGGATTTCCGTTCATCATGAATCAAATCTTCTCAGATGCTGCAGGTAAAAACGCTGTTTTTGGGGATTCTGTTGGAACACTAAATGGAGTTTGAAAAAATGAAATTCTTTGATTAAGTGAATTCTCAATTTGAGCAACGTTATTTAAACAAATATTTATCAACGGAATATTAATGCTAACAATTCCAGTGGTATTCTTAGCTATCTTTAGAGTAACCTCAAAACCAAAAGTAACTGGTTTGAGTAGAATTACAATCAAAGGAGTTGGAATCCTATTACTTAATGTAACTGTAGCTTTTGCTATTACATTCTGAATTGGTTATGGTTTAAAAGTTGGAAAAGGCTTAGAGCTAGACCAACAAGCTCAAGGAGCTGGTTCAGCTGTTACAAAACCAATTCCACAAATTATTTGAGAGTATGTCCCAAGTAACTTTGTTGCAGCATTTACCACTGGATTAATTATTCCTGTAATGGTAATCTCGGCATTAATGGGAAGCAGTGTAAAACTTTTATCAAAACGTCAACCTGAAAAAATGGAAAAATTAAGAAATTCAATGGACACTGGTTGAGATATTATTATGTCAATGTTAATGAATTTTATGAAAATTATGCCAATAGCTGTAATTTCAATGATCTTGACTTCAATTACAACAAGACCAATTGGAGCTCTTCAATCTATTGGGTTAGTATTAGGAATCGGATACTTATCAATTTTAATTATGATGGTTCTAATGACCTTGTCAGTATGATTATCTGGGGTTAAAGTTGGAGCTTGATGAAAAGCGGCTTGAAAACCTTTAGTTCAAGGTTTTGCCACCCAATCAAGCAATGCAACATTACCGGTTTCAATCTCAACATTAAAAGATGAAATGAGAGTAAAAGATAACGTCGTTGGTGTTATAGCTCCACTTTCAACCAGTATGGGATTAGTAGCCTGTGCGGGAGTCCAAGCCGGATTAGTAACAAGTTTATTATACACAGGTAGTGACAATGTAGCAGCAAGCTTTAGCTTGGTGGCTTTCTTCTTGATGGCTTGATTTACAACAGTAATCGCCTCACTTGGAATTGCTGGGGTACCTGGAACTTCATCTGTGGTAACTGCTGGTGTACTTGGTGGTCTAGGATTTGGGGCTTACTATGCTTCGGTTTACGCTATAATTGGAGCACTTGATGGTTTATTTGATATGGGTAGAACTGGAGCCAATGTTATCGGGGGAATACAAGCAAATACCCTGGTGGCGGTGAGTGAAGGTCAATTTGAAGAAGACTCCCCATTGTTTAGTAAGAAAAAAATGGAGACACTTCAAAAGCGTCAATTAAATATACAAAAAAAAGATGAAGCTAGAGAGCAAAAACTTAAAGAATTAGCTTTAAAACAAAAACAAGCGGCAGCTTTAAAATTAGAAAAGAAAAATACTAAGCCAAGCGCTTAG
- the hpt gene encoding hypoxanthine phosphoribosyltransferase: MHPLIKEVILSKEKIDERTKIVAKQVTEHYRSQKIGDEPIVLVGFLKGCVPFMGNFLENFELNCQTEYMLISSYGSNIKSSGKPEILLDLRIPIENRHILIVEDIIDTGITLDFMVNYFRMQNPKSVKIITMLDKVTAHKVDIKADWKCFDVEDQFLVGMGLDVNERFRNLPYVAVVDVEKLATWKW, encoded by the coding sequence ATGCACCCGTTGATAAAAGAAGTAATATTAAGCAAGGAAAAAATCGACGAAAGAACAAAAATTGTAGCAAAACAAGTCACGGAACACTATCGTAGCCAAAAAATTGGTGATGAACCAATTGTTCTAGTGGGATTTTTAAAGGGTTGTGTACCTTTTATGGGTAATTTTTTAGAAAACTTTGAGTTGAATTGTCAAACTGAATACATGTTGATTTCATCTTATGGTTCAAATATTAAAAGCTCAGGAAAGCCAGAAATTCTTTTGGACCTAAGAATTCCAATCGAAAATCGCCATATTTTAATAGTTGAGGACATAATTGATACAGGTATTACCCTAGATTTTATGGTTAATTACTTTAGAATGCAAAACCCAAAATCTGTAAAGATAATCACTATGCTAGATAAGGTTACAGCTCACAAGGTTGATATTAAAGCTGATTGAAAATGCTTTGATGTAGAAGACCAGTTCTTAGTAGGTATGGGATTAGATGTAAATGAAAGATTTAGAAATCTTCCATATGTAGCAGTTGTTGATGTTGAAAAACTAGCAACTTGAAAATGATAG
- the pyk gene encoding pyruvate kinase has product MKIHDLSNKIKRTKIITTIGPSTHSKENLFKLYEVGMNTIRLNFSHADFTEHGERIEWIKTLRKEIKKPISILLDTKGPEIRIGKMKDGKQEIKAGSEVTIFTNPADFGKKECTASELQMSYDMSKDVKVGDTVLVDDGKLTMYVTAVDTKKMEVKAKAFNHHLVKTNKRVNLPGIDFTLPFLAEKDYNDIKFGIQQGVDYIAASFVNTAENVHEIRKILKENKADHIQIISKIESQIGIDNIDEIIEAGDGIMVARGDLGLEIPYYEVPYWEKQIIRKCREKGKIVIVATQMLESMTDNPAPTRAEVTDVYWATELGSDATMLSGESANGDYPFITVDTMATINKRAEVEFYGKLYYEKQLENARKNTSGPRAKIADKLAEKAKSGTYEFAIVLSKTGELLKTVSKFRPNVTILGVSEDPKLYTAFGIWHSIFMNHSNDINKIHADEKALIDIAKSWGAKIGEKVLVVRNEDIKEITVK; this is encoded by the coding sequence ATGAAAATTCACGATTTAAGCAACAAAATCAAACGTACCAAAATTATTACAACAATTGGTCCAAGTACTCACTCAAAAGAGAACTTATTTAAACTATATGAAGTTGGAATGAACACAATTCGTCTAAACTTCTCTCACGCCGACTTTACTGAGCATGGAGAAAGAATTGAATGAATCAAAACTTTACGTAAAGAAATTAAAAAACCAATTTCAATTTTACTAGATACTAAAGGACCAGAAATCCGTATTGGAAAAATGAAAGATGGAAAACAAGAAATCAAAGCTGGAAGTGAAGTAACAATTTTCACTAACCCTGCTGATTTTGGTAAAAAAGAATGTACTGCAAGCGAACTACAAATGTCATATGATATGAGTAAAGATGTTAAAGTTGGAGACACAGTTTTAGTTGACGATGGAAAACTAACAATGTATGTAACTGCTGTTGATACTAAAAAAATGGAAGTAAAAGCAAAAGCCTTTAACCACCACTTAGTAAAAACTAACAAACGTGTTAACTTACCAGGAATCGACTTTACACTACCTTTCTTGGCTGAAAAAGATTACAACGATATCAAATTCGGAATTCAACAAGGTGTGGATTATATAGCAGCAAGTTTTGTTAATACTGCAGAAAATGTGCACGAAATTCGCAAAATTTTAAAAGAAAATAAGGCTGATCATATTCAAATTATTTCAAAAATTGAATCTCAAATAGGGATTGATAACATTGACGAAATTATTGAAGCTGGTGATGGAATTATGGTTGCTCGTGGAGATTTAGGATTAGAAATTCCTTACTATGAAGTACCTTACTGAGAAAAACAAATTATTAGAAAATGTCGTGAAAAAGGTAAAATTGTTATCGTGGCAACTCAAATGTTAGAATCAATGACAGACAACCCAGCGCCAACTCGTGCTGAGGTAACTGACGTTTATTGAGCAACTGAGTTAGGATCAGATGCAACAATGTTATCTGGAGAATCTGCAAACGGAGATTACCCATTTATTACAGTAGATACAATGGCTACAATTAACAAACGTGCTGAAGTAGAATTCTACGGTAAGTTATATTACGAAAAACAATTAGAAAATGCTCGTAAAAATACATCAGGTCCTAGAGCTAAAATTGCTGACAAATTAGCAGAAAAAGCCAAATCAGGAACTTATGAATTTGCAATAGTATTATCTAAAACTGGTGAACTTTTAAAAACAGTTTCAAAATTCAGACCAAACGTAACAATCTTGGGAGTTAGTGAAGACCCTAAACTATATACTGCATTTGGTATTTGACATTCAATTTTCATGAACCACAGTAACGATATAAACAAAATTCACGCTGATGAAAAAGCTTTAATCGATATTGCTAAATCATGAGGAGCTAAAATTGGTGAAAAAGTTTTAGTTGTGAGAAATGAAGATATCAAAGAAATAACTGTAAAATAG
- the pfkA gene encoding 6-phosphofructokinase: MIKKIGVLTSGGDAPGMNAAIGAVIKTAMANKITPYIVKDGYKGLINNWIEEVNESFANDIISRGGTVIGSARLPEFKEVEVRQKAVKNLKALGIEALVVVGGDGSYQGAQKLTEMGINCIGLPGTIDNDIVSSDFTIGFDTALNTVVQSIDKIRETAQSHNRCIVVEIMGNACGDLTLYGAVATGAEVISTPESKLTEEEICDQVTKLAKANRRSVIVAISEKMYPSADELAKKIQKASGYDSRATVLGHIQRGGSPTAMDRYLSVTAGIFAVEQIIAGKGGLYIGLDKNELVARDIDKTLNMKRKDVSKFTDKIRSINANIKK; this comes from the coding sequence ATGATAAAAAAAATAGGAGTACTAACATCAGGTGGAGATGCACCTGGAATGAATGCAGCAATTGGAGCAGTTATCAAGACTGCTATGGCTAACAAGATAACGCCATATATTGTAAAAGATGGATACAAAGGTTTGATTAATAATTGAATCGAAGAGGTTAACGAATCTTTTGCCAACGACATTATTTCTCGTGGGGGAACTGTTATTGGTAGTGCGCGATTACCAGAATTCAAAGAAGTTGAGGTTCGTCAGAAAGCTGTTAAAAATCTAAAAGCTTTAGGGATTGAAGCGCTTGTTGTTGTTGGGGGAGATGGAAGTTATCAGGGAGCTCAAAAACTAACTGAAATGGGAATTAACTGTATTGGTTTACCAGGAACTATTGATAATGATATTGTTTCATCGGATTTCACAATTGGTTTTGACACAGCATTAAACACAGTTGTACAATCAATTGATAAAATTAGAGAAACCGCACAGTCACACAACCGTTGTATTGTTGTTGAAATTATGGGAAATGCCTGTGGAGATTTAACATTATATGGAGCAGTTGCTACAGGTGCTGAAGTTATTTCAACTCCAGAATCAAAATTAACTGAAGAAGAAATTTGTGATCAAGTAACTAAATTGGCAAAAGCAAATCGTCGCAGTGTAATCGTGGCTATATCAGAAAAAATGTATCCAAGTGCCGATGAATTAGCTAAAAAAATTCAAAAAGCAAGTGGTTATGATTCTCGCGCAACTGTTTTGGGTCACATCCAAAGAGGTGGTAGTCCCACTGCAATGGATAGATACTTATCTGTTACTGCTGGTATTTTTGCAGTTGAGCAAATTATTGCCGGTAAAGGTGGACTTTACATAGGTCTTGATAAAAACGAATTAGTAGCTAGAGACATTGATAAAACTTTAAATATGAAACGTAAAGATGTAAGTAAATTCACCGACAAAATACGCTCAATTAATGCTAATATTAAAAAGTAG
- a CDS encoding FAD-dependent oxidoreductase, whose product MIFIKVVVIGGAAMGMGVVAKLKRLDPKVEIVVIQKNDYVSLGACGIPYYIGNKFEDSNMLLARKVSDFEKIGVQVLTNSEVKKIDFDNKKVLVQSLHQASEQSYDKLVIASGGTPIIPEVISQDYLNCFTVNSKEDGEKIQKLRSQVKDIVIIGAGLIGLEVAENLVGNNKVTIIEKGPRPLSNLFDQEFSDLVEDELSKNKVKLIKNNEIKEIICKDKTITEVILLDGTKIKCDLLICSIGVRPNTDFLLDTKLKLTPRGAIVINKNCATNLKDVYAGGDCVQTFGRVYKNEIYSPLATVAWKHAIVVAQNLAGIKSSFAGGLNTAIVKVFELELARTGENLNFLLENKINFKEVFIKDKDHTSYVPGQSDIWVKLVKDENKKTLISSQMAGHNKSILRIHSVISLIWNQTVLNEEIDQIDLPYAPPFSRTKDIINIALSKITQT is encoded by the coding sequence GTGATTTTTATAAAGGTAGTTGTAATTGGAGGCGCCGCTATGGGAATGGGGGTTGTTGCCAAGCTCAAAAGATTAGACCCAAAGGTTGAAATTGTTGTTATTCAAAAAAATGATTATGTTTCTTTAGGAGCTTGTGGAATTCCATACTATATTGGTAATAAATTTGAGGACTCAAATATGCTGTTGGCTCGAAAAGTTAGCGACTTTGAGAAAATAGGGGTTCAAGTATTAACAAATAGCGAGGTTAAAAAAATTGACTTTGATAATAAAAAAGTCTTGGTGCAAAGTTTGCACCAAGCATCAGAACAAAGTTATGATAAACTAGTAATTGCGTCGGGAGGTACTCCTATAATTCCAGAAGTAATTTCACAAGATTACCTAAATTGTTTCACAGTTAACTCAAAAGAAGATGGGGAGAAGATTCAAAAATTACGTTCACAAGTCAAAGATATCGTCATTATTGGTGCGGGTTTAATTGGTTTGGAAGTAGCTGAAAACTTGGTTGGTAATAATAAAGTAACCATTATTGAAAAAGGTCCTCGACCACTAAGTAATTTATTTGATCAAGAATTTTCAGATTTAGTGGAAGATGAATTAAGCAAGAACAAGGTAAAACTTATCAAAAATAATGAGATTAAAGAAATTATCTGTAAGGATAAAACTATAACAGAAGTTATCCTACTTGATGGCACCAAAATTAAATGTGACCTATTAATTTGTTCAATTGGAGTGAGACCAAACACGGACTTCCTGTTAGATACCAAGTTGAAACTTACTCCAAGAGGGGCTATTGTAATTAATAAAAATTGTGCGACTAATTTAAAAGATGTTTATGCTGGTGGAGATTGCGTTCAAACATTTGGTAGAGTCTATAAAAATGAAATTTATTCACCCTTGGCAACAGTTGCTTGAAAACATGCTATCGTTGTTGCTCAAAACCTTGCAGGAATCAAATCAAGTTTTGCAGGTGGGTTAAATACGGCGATTGTAAAAGTTTTCGAACTAGAGTTAGCAAGAACTGGAGAAAATTTAAATTTCTTATTAGAAAACAAAATTAATTTCAAAGAAGTTTTTATTAAAGATAAAGACCACACAAGCTATGTACCAGGACAAAGTGATATTTGAGTCAAACTCGTAAAAGATGAAAATAAAAAAACTTTAATAAGTTCGCAAATGGCTGGACACAATAAATCAATTTTAAGAATTCACAGTGTGATTTCTTTAATATGAAACCAAACAGTTTTAAATGAAGAAATCGATCAAATTGATTTACCATACGCACCCCCATTTAGTAGAACAAAAGATATTATAAATATTGCTTTGAGCAAAATAACTCAGACATAG
- the pyk gene encoding pyruvate kinase: protein MKIYNLENKIKRTKIITTIGPSTHKKEDIKTLFENGMNTIRLNFSHGNFEEHGERLKGVREIRNEIKKPISILLDTKGPEIRIGQMKDGKQEIKAGSEVTIYTDPKDFLTRQCSATELQMSYDMSKDVKVGDNVLVDDGKLSMFVTAVDSKKMIVKAKAFNHHLVKTNKRVNLPGVDFTLPFLAEKDYSDIKFGIQNGIDYVAASFVNTAENVNEIRKILVENGAGHVQIISKIESQLGIDNIDAIIDAGDGIMVARGDLGLEIPYYEVPYWEKQIIRKCREKGKIVIVATQMLESMTDNPAPTRAEVTDVYWATELGADATMLSGESAAGTYPFITTQTMATINKRAEIEFYEKLYYEKQLADARKNTAGPRAKIADQLAERAKTGDYEFAIVLSRTGELLKTISKFRPNVTILGVSADEKLYNAFGSWHSIFMNQCKDFDAVSKDEVELSNIAKSWGAKTKEKVLVVRNEEIKEIIIK, encoded by the coding sequence ATGAAGATTTATAATTTAGAAAATAAAATTAAACGTACCAAAATTATTACAACAATCGGTCCAAGTACCCACAAAAAAGAAGATATTAAAACATTGTTTGAAAATGGAATGAACACAATTCGTTTAAACTTCTCTCACGGAAACTTTGAAGAACACGGTGAAAGATTAAAAGGTGTTCGTGAAATTAGAAATGAAATTAAAAAACCAATTTCAATTTTACTAGATACTAAAGGTCCAGAAATTCGTATTGGTCAAATGAAAGACGGAAAACAAGAAATTAAAGCTGGTAGCGAAGTGACTATTTACACAGACCCAAAAGATTTCTTGACTCGACAATGTTCTGCAACTGAATTGCAAATGTCATATGACATGAGTAAAGACGTTAAGGTTGGGGATAATGTTTTAGTTGATGATGGAAAACTATCAATGTTTGTTACAGCTGTTGATAGCAAAAAAATGATCGTTAAAGCCAAAGCTTTTAATCACCATTTAGTAAAAACAAACAAAAGAGTTAACTTGCCAGGAGTTGATTTTACATTACCATTCCTAGCAGAAAAAGATTACAGCGATATCAAATTTGGAATCCAAAATGGTATTGATTATGTTGCAGCAAGTTTTGTTAATACCGCTGAAAACGTAAATGAAATCCGTAAAATTTTAGTTGAAAATGGAGCGGGACACGTTCAAATTATTTCAAAAATTGAATCTCAATTAGGAATTGATAATATCGATGCTATTATTGATGCAGGTGATGGAATTATGGTTGCTCGTGGAGATTTAGGATTAGAAATACCTTACTATGAAGTGCCTTACTGAGAAAAACAAATTATTAGAAAATGTCGTGAAAAAGGTAAAATTGTTATCGTTGCAACTCAAATGTTAGAATCAATGACAGATAACCCAGCGCCAACTCGTGCTGAGGTAACCGATGTTTACTGAGCAACAGAACTTGGAGCAGATGCAACAATGTTATCAGGGGAGTCAGCTGCAGGAACTTATCCATTTATTACAACTCAAACTATGGCAACAATTAATAAACGTGCTGAAATTGAGTTCTATGAAAAATTGTATTATGAAAAACAATTAGCTGATGCTCGTAAAAATACAGCAGGTCCAAGAGCTAAAATTGCAGATCAACTAGCTGAGAGAGCTAAAACTGGGGATTATGAATTCGCCATTGTTTTATCACGTACTGGTGAATTGCTAAAAACAATTTCAAAATTCAGACCTAATGTAACTATTTTGGGTGTGAGTGCTGATGAAAAATTATATAATGCATTTGGTTCATGACATTCAATTTTTATGAATCAATGTAAAGATTTTGATGCAGTTTCAAAAGATGAAGTAGAACTTTCAAATATTGCTAAATCTTGAGGAGCTAAAACAAAAGAAAAAGTCTTGGTTGTTCGTAACGAAGAAATCAAAGAGATTATTATTAAATAA
- the thrS gene encoding threonine--tRNA ligase: MKIILLDGSVREFNKPQTIKEIATSIATSLGKKVVGGIIDEKQIVASEFIIDFDCHLELITDRHDQFLNVVNNTAALVTALAIKELYPSVNVAEIEVEDDDEFALTFDCEPRLKLEALEEISNKAKQLIKENIEIKVEVIDSKEFKKVSNNNPYLSALLEKHQCKNKKAILFKLKDLYVIGNFASLSKTSDLKVIEVQQLSGSYFLGNEKNKMLQRINGMGGFKVEEFNNRIKVKEERKANDHRKIGKDLEIFHLDQLVGQGLPIWLPNGTVLKQEIKKYLMEKEWEYDFIQIETPIMGSSELYKTSGHWDHYREDMFAPMVMGNEELVLKPMSCPHHVSVYRQQPRSYRDLPIRYAEHALQHRYESSGSLTGLERVRAMELTDSHIFVRPDQLKNEFKRCFKLITEVLRTFDIQIDYLSLSLRDPEDKEKYFPDDNMWNKAEAELEETLKELNLVYKTMIGEAAFYGPKLDIQIRTALNHEITVSTLQLDFLLPEKFDLNYINPINELERPIMIHRGLIGTYERFISVLLEQTKGVLPLWCSPKQVKIIPINLENDIKYCEEIHQILKKEFIRSEIDTRDERLNYKIRDAQINKIPFQLVIGKNEQKDKTITYRRYGSEEQICLPVDKFMELIKNEINSKGKF, translated from the coding sequence ATGAAAATAATACTATTAGATGGCTCGGTTAGAGAATTTAACAAACCACAGACTATCAAAGAAATCGCAACCTCAATCGCAACCAGTTTGGGCAAAAAAGTTGTTGGGGGAATTATTGATGAAAAACAAATTGTTGCCAGTGAGTTTATAATTGATTTTGATTGTCATTTAGAATTAATTACAGACCGTCATGACCAATTTTTAAATGTAGTAAATAATACAGCAGCATTAGTAACAGCTTTAGCAATCAAAGAACTTTATCCAAGCGTCAATGTGGCAGAAATTGAAGTTGAAGATGATGATGAGTTTGCTTTAACTTTTGATTGTGAACCACGTTTAAAATTAGAAGCTCTTGAAGAAATTTCAAATAAGGCAAAACAACTTATTAAGGAAAATATTGAAATCAAAGTTGAGGTAATCGATTCTAAGGAATTTAAAAAAGTATCTAACAACAATCCATATTTATCTGCTCTACTAGAAAAGCACCAATGCAAAAACAAAAAAGCGATTTTATTTAAACTAAAGGACTTATATGTAATCGGAAACTTTGCATCGTTGAGCAAAACCTCAGATCTAAAAGTTATTGAGGTTCAACAACTTTCAGGAAGTTACTTTTTGGGTAATGAAAAAAATAAAATGCTACAAAGAATTAATGGTATGGGTGGATTCAAAGTTGAAGAATTTAACAACCGTATAAAAGTTAAAGAAGAACGTAAAGCAAATGACCATCGAAAAATAGGAAAAGACTTAGAAATATTTCATCTAGATCAATTGGTTGGTCAAGGATTGCCGATTTGATTACCAAATGGAACAGTTTTAAAACAAGAAATTAAAAAATATTTAATGGAAAAAGAATGAGAGTACGACTTTATCCAAATTGAAACTCCAATTATGGGTTCAAGTGAGCTATATAAAACTTCGGGTCACTGAGATCACTATCGCGAAGATATGTTCGCCCCTATGGTAATGGGAAATGAAGAATTAGTTTTAAAACCTATGAGTTGTCCGCACCACGTTTCAGTCTATCGACAACAACCAAGAAGTTATCGTGACTTACCAATTAGATATGCAGAACACGCACTACAACACCGTTATGAATCTTCGGGAAGTTTGACTGGTTTAGAACGAGTTAGAGCCATGGAGTTAACTGACTCTCACATTTTTGTAAGACCTGATCAATTAAAAAATGAATTTAAAAGATGTTTTAAACTGATTACAGAAGTACTAAGAACTTTTGATATTCAAATTGACTACCTATCACTCTCACTCAGAGATCCAGAAGATAAGGAAAAATATTTCCCAGATGATAATATGTGAAACAAAGCAGAAGCAGAATTAGAAGAAACTCTAAAGGAATTAAACTTGGTTTATAAAACTATGATTGGGGAAGCTGCTTTCTACGGTCCAAAATTAGATATCCAAATCCGAACAGCATTGAATCATGAAATTACTGTTTCAACACTGCAATTGGACTTCTTGTTACCAGAGAAATTTGATTTAAATTACATCAACCCAATTAATGAACTAGAAAGACCAATAATGATTCACCGTGGTTTAATTGGAACTTATGAAAGATTTATTTCAGTATTACTAGAGCAAACCAAAGGGGTGCTTCCATTGTGATGTTCACCTAAACAAGTAAAAATCATTCCAATTAACTTGGAAAATGATATAAAATATTGTGAAGAAATTCATCAAATTTTGAAAAAAGAGTTTATTCGCAGTGAAATTGATACTCGCGATGAGCGCTTAAATTACAAAATCAGGGATGCCCAAATTAATAAAATCCCATTTCAACTTGTAATAGGTAAAAACGAGCAAAAAGACAAGACAATTACTTATCGTCGTTATGGAAGTGAAGAACAAATTTGCTTACCAGTTGATAAATTTATGGAATTAATTAAAAACGAAATCAATTCCAAAGGAAAATTTTAA
- the ruvX gene encoding Holliday junction resolvase RuvX — protein MMNKYLGIDLGSKTIGLAISSGVVASPLATIRFEEFDFESAIYELDKYIKENDVNILVIGYPLNMNNSAGHRVEMVDYFIEVLTTIYPRWNETNIIKVDERLTTRMAKAIMIEADISRKKQKQSKDSLAAQLILETYLAQINNKSLN, from the coding sequence TTAATGAATAAATATTTAGGAATTGATTTGGGATCTAAAACTATCGGCTTAGCAATTTCAAGTGGAGTTGTTGCAAGTCCTTTGGCAACAATTAGATTTGAGGAATTTGATTTTGAAAGTGCAATTTATGAACTTGATAAATATATCAAAGAAAATGATGTTAACATTTTGGTCATAGGTTATCCGCTAAACATGAATAATAGTGCTGGTCATCGTGTTGAAATGGTTGATTACTTCATTGAGGTTTTAACAACTATCTATCCGCGATGAAACGAAACCAACATCATTAAAGTGGATGAAAGACTCACCACGAGAATGGCTAAAGCCATTATGATTGAGGCTGATATTTCCAGAAAAAAACAAAAACAAAGCAAGGACAGCTTAGCCGCCCAACTTATTTTAGAAACATATTTAGCGCAAATAAATAATAAAAGTTTGAATTAG